A genomic region of Halobacillus amylolyticus contains the following coding sequences:
- a CDS encoding PBECR4 domain-containing protein, which yields MLGVKGLHKLSEKPNISKISMKLLLEYYEEYLKPYSFTYELEDGQVIDLNFEKEHFCHLIGVETVAKNVYRNEAVLKRYKGELGYRRIDDGEITFQHLKNLKHRRSGKSKFKSIKDKLIFFYLIPHALESSEVILEYKIIHNAIKCKMLIYDITHGVCVNIGVDEDEDTPGYHFMRTFLIERITQNNDGLKFVSGQPSVFVKKITKTEVSSGKVVLVKSPNQSEVEEKKNN from the coding sequence ATGCTTGGTGTTAAAGGTTTACATAAATTATCGGAAAAGCCAAACATTAGTAAAATAAGCATGAAGCTTCTTTTAGAATACTATGAAGAATATTTAAAGCCATATTCCTTCACTTATGAGTTAGAAGATGGACAAGTCATAGATTTGAATTTTGAAAAAGAGCATTTTTGCCACCTAATTGGTGTAGAGACTGTAGCTAAAAATGTATATAGAAATGAAGCAGTTCTAAAGAGGTATAAGGGTGAACTGGGGTACAGACGTATTGATGATGGAGAAATAACTTTCCAACATCTAAAAAATTTAAAGCATAGGCGCAGTGGTAAAAGTAAATTTAAAAGTATAAAGGATAAGCTTATCTTTTTTTATTTAATCCCACATGCTTTAGAATCATCGGAAGTGATACTGGAATATAAAATCATTCATAATGCAATTAAATGTAAGATGCTTATTTATGATATTACACATGGAGTTTGTGTAAATATAGGGGTTGATGAGGATGAAGACACCCCTGGTTATCATTTTATGAGGACATTTTTAATAGAAAGAATTACACAGAATAATGATGGTCTAAAATTCGTTAGTGGACAGCCTTCAGTTTTTGTGAAAAAAATCACAAAGACAGAGGTCTCCTCAGGTAAAGTTGTATTAGTTAAATCACCAAATCAGAGTGAAGTAGAGGAAAAAAAGAATAATTGA